TACACGACCCCCGAAATTCTCGACAGCGTCAACCCCAACATGAACCGCGTCTGGCCCGGCGACGCCGACGGCACCCTCCACCAGCGCATGGCCGCCCGCCTCTGGGAGTACGCCGGGCGGGCCGACGCCATCGTCGACCTCCACACCGGCAGTCCGGACATGTACCCCCACGTCGTCTTCCGCGAGGGCGACGAGCGCTCCCGGCGGCTCGCCGAGGCGTTCGGCTCCGACCTCCTGCTCGGCGAACAGGCGGACGAAGACGCCGACGACGAGTGGCACCGCCGGAACTTCAAGGGGAAGCTCCGGGTCGCCGCCTCGAACGAGGGAATCCCTTCGATCACGCCCGAACTCGCCCACAACAAGCAGATTCTCGACGACGTCGTCGAAAACGGCGTCGAGGGGCTGCTCGACGTGCTCCGGTACCTCGATCTGTTGCCCGGCGACGTCCCCGACCGCGAGCGCGAGCAGACGCTCGCGCGCAACCACCTCGGGCAGGTCAACGCCGCAGACTCCGGGCTGTTCCGACCGCAGCCGTCGCTCGAGGTCGGCGACCGGGTGACGGCCGGGACGCCCCTCGGAACGGTGTACCACCCGACGACGTACGAACCGCTGCAGGACGCTGTCGCCGACCGCGACGGGATTCTCTACGCGCTCACGCGCGAGGCGACCGTCGTCGCCGGCGACCAACTGGCGAGCGTCGCGCTGGTGCGCGAGGAGTAGTCGCCGCCGGTCACTCCCTGCTCACACGCCGCCCGGCGGCCGTTCGTCGATGTGCTCGTAGTCGAGCAACTCGCCGTCCTCCACGTCGACGAGCAGGAGGTCTCCCTCCGCGATCGCGTCGAACTCGTCGACGGAAACCACGAGTTGATCGACCGGTTCGTCGTCCTTCTCGAGCAGGAGGACGACGTGCTCGCCGTCGACGATTCGATCGACGACGGCGACGTATCGGGTTGCGCCGTCGGGAACGTCGTCGCCATCACCACCGCCCGAACTATCGCTGCCATTGGTACCGTCGTCGCCATCACAGACATCTCCGTCGTCGCTCGAGTCGACTCGAGCGCTCGCGGACCCGGCGAGGCCGAGCGCCGCGATGGCGAGCGGGCCGATCGTTCGTATCACCGTTCGCCGCGACTGTCGGTGGCGAGCCGCCATGCGCCGTCTGGCCGCGCGTTCCTATATAAATAGTCGCACGGGCCGGTACCGGTTCGAGCGGCAGCCGACCGCCGAAGCCCGGCGATCCGATCGACCGACCGAGTCGTTTCTGGCCGTTGATCAGTTTCTGACGGCCGCTAGCGACCTTTCCTATTCCGGGGATAAGCATAGGCCCGGTTCGGGTGAATTCGGTCGTGAGAGTATCGCAGGGAGGCGTCGGCTTCGCCTTCCACCAAAGGTTTATCACTCGGATAGGAAAGTAACTAACAATGGCCACTCAGGAGTCCGTACCACGCGAGGCCCAACTCTGGGCCCGAAATATCGGCGGTATCAACGAAACGACGGTCGAACTCGAGTCGGGGGTTACGGTTCTGGCCGGGCAGAACGCAACCAACCGTACATCGCTTCTCCAGGCGTTTATGGCCGCTCTCGGCGGGGAATCTGCGTCACTCAAGGCCGACGCCGAAGAGGGCGAAGTCGAACTCGAACTCGACGGCGAAACGTACACGCGACAGCTTCGACGGGCCGGCAACACCGTCGTCACGGAGGGCGATCCGTACCTCGACGATCCGGAACTCGCCGAACTCTTCGCCTTCCTGCTCGAGTCGAACCCGGCGCGGCGCGCGGTGACGACGCAGGACGACCTCCGTGAGATCATCCTCCGGCCGATCGACACCGACGAGATCGAAGCCGAGATCACCCGGCTGACGGCCGAAAAGGACGAGATCTCCGACGAACTCGACCGCCTCGAGTCGCTCAAGAGCGACCTGCCCGAACTCGAGCGCCAGCGCACGGACATCGAGACCCAGATCGAGGAGAAGCGGGCCGAACTCGAGGAAGTCAAGGAAGCGATCGAGGCGGCCGAAGACGAGTCCGACGACCAGCAGGCCGAGTCCGACGAACTCGAGGAAAAACTCGAGGAGCTGCGCGAGCGCCGATCCGAACTCGAGGACGTCCGGTTCGATCTCGAGACCGAACGGGAGAGTCTCGCGGCGCTGCGCGAGGAGCGCGAAGACATCGAAGCCGAGCGCGACGAGTTGCCCGAGGCCGACGCGACGGATCAGGAGTCCATCGACGAGGAGATCGACCGGCTCCAGCGCCAGTCGCAGTCGATCGACGGCGTCGTGAGCCAGCTGCAGAGCATCGTCCAGTTCAACGAGGAGATGCTCGAGGGCTCCCACCCCGAGATTCGGGAGCTACTCGCCGCGGGCGACGACGATGCGAGCGGCGACGGCACCGTCACCGACGCGCTGCTCGAGGACGACGAGACCGTCCGCTGTTGGACCTGCGGCAGCGAGGTCCAGCGCAGCGAAATCGAGGAGACGATCGAGCGCCTCCGCTCGCTCCAGGAGGAGAAACTGAGCGAGCGCGACGAGATCGAAGAACGGATCGAATCGCTGCGTGCCGAGCGCCGGGAAATCGAACAGACGGAACGCAAACGCGAACGCCTCCGGGAACGGCTGACCGACGTCCGAAACGAGATCGAGCGCCGCGAAGATCGTCTCGAAGAACTGACCGAGCAGCAGGAGAACTTAGAAAGCGAAATCGACGACCTCGAGGACGAGGCGGCGGAGCTCGAAGCCGAGGCCGAACCGGACGACGACGAGGACGGCGACGAGGAGAGCCTGCTGGAACTCAACCGCCGCGCCAACGAACTCGAGTTCTCGCTGGGTCGACTCGAGCGCGAACTCGAGACGACGACCGAAGAGATCGAGGAGATCGAATCGGCCCTTGAGGACCAGGAGGAGCTCGAGCAGCGGCGCGAAGAAATCCGCGACGAACTCGAAGACCTGCGCACGCGCATCGATCGGATCGAGCGCGAGGCCGTCGAGTCCTTCAACGAGCACATGGACACCGTCCTCGAGATCCTCGAGTACGAGAACATCGATCGGATCTGGATCGAACGCGTCGGCCAGACGGTCCGCGAGGGCCGTCGCAAGGTCGAACAGACGGCCTTCGACCTCCACATCGTCCGCAGCACCGAGGAGGGCAGCACCTACGAGGACACGATCAACCACCTGAGCGAGAGCGAACGCGAAGTGACGGGGCTGATCTTCGCGCTCGCGGGCTATCTCGTCCACGAAGTTTACGAAGAAGTCCCGTTCATGCTGCTGGACTCCCTCGAGGCGATCGACTCGGACCGGATCGCCGCCTTGGTCGAGTACTTCGAGGAGCACACTGACTTCCTCGTCGTGGCCCTGCTGCCCGAGGACGCGCAGGCGATCGACGACCGACACGAGCGGATTCGGAGCATCTGAGACCGCGCGGCGATTGGCCCGGGACCGGGACGCTGTTCCGAAACCTCGTTGCAACCCGACCCCGCGTCCGGACGGTTCTGGGACGTGTCGAATGCGGAGACTGGGACGAACAATTATACTCGTCGCGAGCCGTTAGGACGATATGGCAAAGAGCCGTCAGGAATTCGTCGACGACGACCTGTGGCTCCTGATCGGGGTCGTCACGTTCGCGCTCGTGAGTCTCGTCGGCGCCGCGGGACTCGAGGCGCTCGCGGCCGCGATCACGATCGTCGGCTGGTTTCTGTTGGCGCCGGTGTTCCTCTTCTGGGGGAGGAGATCGCCGAATGGGCGTTTACCGAGCGGGAACCGGAGAGGGCGAAGCAAGGACGTGACGAGGACGCGATCGAGGAACTGAAACGCCGCTACGCTGCAGGCGAGATCGACGACGCGGAATTCGAGCGCCGACTCGATCGGCTAGTCGCAGTCGACGACGCGCTCGCGGGGATCTTCGACGACGGGGATGGGGGTACCGACCGTTCGACCGACGGGGAGACGGGGCGCCTCGATCGGCGGTCGGACGACGAGACGCCGTCCGCGACCGAGACCGAGGAGACGTACGATCGGGCGTAGTCCGAAACGGCTGCTGCGGCGTCGAACGATGGGCGTCGGCGTTGATCGATCGGTAGCGGCGTTACCGGTACGCCTGTAAACCGGTCAGCTCCTCCCCGAGGATCAGCGTGTGGATGTCGTGGGTTCCTTCGTACGTGTAGACCGTCTCCATGTTCGCCATGTGGCGCATCGGTGAGTAGTCGGTCGTGATGCCGTTGCCGCCCAGCATCTCGCGGGCGACTTTCGACTGCTCGCGAGCCGTCCGGACGTTGTTGCGCTTGGCCATCGAGACGTGCTGGGGCCGCAGGTCGCCCCGTTCTTTGAGGTCGGCGAGCCGGTAGGCCAGCAACTGCGCGAGCGTGATCTGGGTCGCCATCTCCGCGAGCTTTTCCTGTTGCAGCTGGAACCGACCGATCGGACCGCCGAACTGCTCGCGTTCGAGGGCGTACTCGCGGGCTTGTTCGAAGCAATCGCGGGCGGCGCCGACGGCGCCCCAGGCGATGCCGTACCGGGCCTGCGTGAGACAGGACAGCGGCCCCTTCATCCCCGAAACCCCCGGTAGGACGTTCTCCTCGGGGACGTGGACGTCGTGCAGTCCGATCTCGCCCGTGATCGACGCCCGCATCGAGAGCTTCCCGTCGATTTCGTTCGTGGTAACGCCGTCGCGGTCGGTCTCGACGAGGAAGCCCCGAACCGGGTCGTCGCCCTCGCCCTCGCTCGAGCGGTCCCGCGCCCAGACGACGGCGAGGTCGGCGATCGGCGCGTTCGTGATCCAGGTTTTCGAGCCGTTGAGGACGTAGCCCGAGCCGTCGCGCTCCGCGTAGGTTTCCATCCCGGCCGGATTCGAGCCGTGTTCGGGTTCGGTCAAGCCGAAGCAGCCGACCGCCTCGCCCTCGCCGAGGACGGGGAGCCACTCCTCCTTCTGGGCCTCGCTGCCGTAGGCGCGGATCGGGTACATGACGAGCGCACCCTGTACCGAGGCCATCGAGCGCAGCCCCGAGTCGCCCGCCTCGAGTTCCTGCATCAGGAGGCCGTAGGCCGTCTCGGAAACGTTCGGCGAGCCGTATCCCTCGAGGTTGGGCGCGTAGAAGCCGAGTTCGCCCATTTCGGGAATGAGGTCGGTCGGGAAGGTCCCCTCCTCGAAGTGGTCGCCGATGTCCGGCTTGACCTGTTCCGCGACGAACTCTCGGGCGGTGTCCCGGATCAGCCGCTCCTCCTCGTCGAGGTCGGCCTCGAGGTCGACGAAATCGAGCATACGTCGTCGTCTCCAACTGGCGCCATAGGAATTGTGGTCAGCCGGACCTTCTCCCGGCGCCGGGTGCCTGACCCGCACCGAGTTCCCGTACAACCCAACCTGTTAGGCATGCCGCTTGTGTCCGGAGGCGTGCTAACAGCCATCACCGTCCGCACCAGCGGACGGCACCCCGAGTCCGGAGTCACACATGGTATTCGTCGGGGCATCCTCGTGCAGGCGTTGCCTCCCGGCATTCACCCGGCGATCGATTCCCCCCGTCGGTCGCCGCCACCCCTGCCCTTGCCCCTTGCTCGAGTCCGAGAGGGTCGATGCTTTTACGCTCCGCACCCAAGAGGCGGGTATGTCGCTGGAGCCGAGCGCCGATCCGGCCGCCGATCGGCGAGCGAACTACGATTACCGGAGCGACGACGTCGATCGTCCGGCGCTGGTCGACGACCTGGAACGGCTCGTCGACTGCGAGGTACGGGCCGACTCCTACTCGCGCCAGCTGTACGCGACCGACGCGAGCGCCTACGAGGTGACGCCGATCGCCGTCGCCTTCCCCGAGTCGACGGCCGACGTCGCCGGCATTCTCGAGTACTGCGCCGAGCGACGAATCCCGGTGCTTCCGCGGGGCGGGGGAACGAGCCTGGCGGGCCAGACGGTCAACCGCGCCGTCGTGCTCGATTTCACCCGGCACATGAACGAGATCCTCGAGATCGATCCCGAGGACCGGACGGCGACCGTCCAGCCCGGGACGATCCTCGGGACGCTCAACGAGGCGCTTTCGCCCCACGACGTCAAGTTCGCGCCCGACCCCGCGTGGGGCGACAAGAGCGCCATCGGCGGCGCCATCGGGAACAACTCGACGGGGTCGCACTCCCTGAAGTACGGAAAGACGGACGCCTACATCGAGTCCGCGGAGGTCGTCCTCGCCGACGGCACCGTCACCGAGTTCGGCGAGGTCACGCTCGAGGAAATCGACGCCCGCGCCGATCCCGACGGTGACCTCGAGGGGCGGATCTACGCCGAAGTGAACCGGATCCTCGAGGAGGAATCCGACCTGATCGAGGAAACGTATCCCGATCTGAAGCGCAACGTGTCGGGATACAACCTCGATCGGCTGGTTGCCGAAGCCCGCGGTGAAGAACTGCCGGGCGGCGAAGATACCGGCGAACCGGGCACTGTTAATCTTGCGCGCCTGCTGGCCGGCAGCGAGGGCACGCTGGCGATCGTCACCGAGGTCACCGTCTCCCTCGAGCCGGTGCCCGAGACGAAGGCCGTCTCCCTGCTCTGTTACCGCGACCTCCACGAGGCGATGGAAGACGTCACGGCGATCCTCGAGCACGATCCCGCGGCGGTTGAGGTCCTCGACGACGTGCTGATCGACCTCGCGCGCGGGACCGCAGAGTTCGGCCCCGTCACCGAAATTCTGCCCGACGGAACCAACGCCGTCCTGCTCGTGGAGTTCTACGCGGAGGATACTGACCACGGCCGCGAGCAGGTGGCGGGGCTGCTGGCTGATCGCTGTCCTGACGCGACCGCCGAAGGTGAACCCGCGGACGACGCGCCACGCACCGACGCCGAAACGCTCGCGATCGACGCGCTCGAGGCCTACGACGAGGCCGAGCGTGCGAAGCTCTGGAAGCTCCGCAAGTCGGGCCTTCCAATCTTGCTCTCGCGGACGACCGACGAGAAGCACATCTCCTTCATCGAGGACACGGCGATCCCGCCCGCGAAGCTGCCGGAGTTCGTCGAGGGGTTCGAGGAAATCCTCGAGGACCACGACACCTACGCCAGCTTCTACGCCCACGCCGGCCCCGGCGTGCTCCACGTCCGGCCGCTCGTGAACACGAAGACCGACGTGGGCCTCGAGCAGCTGTACGGCATCGCGGACGACGTGACCGACCTCGTGGTCGAGTTGGGGGGGAGCGTCTCGGGCGAGCACGGCGACGGCCGGGCCCGAACCCAGTGGAACCGCAAGCTCTACGGCGAACAGCTGTGGGAAACCTTCCAGGACCTCAAAACCGCGTTCGACCCCGACTGGATCCTGAACCCGGGTCAGGTCGTCTTCCGCGAGGAGCACCCGACCGACCTGCGCGAGCACCTCCGGTTCGATTCCGATTACGAGTTCGAGGCCGGTTTCGAACCCGCGCTCGAGTGGGACAACGACAACGGCATGCAGGGCATGGTCGAGCTCTGTCACGGCTGCGGCGGCTGTCGCGGCCAGCAGTCCACGACCGGCGGCGTGATGTGCCCCACGTATCGGGCGAGCCGGGAGGAGATCACGGCCACTCGCGGCCGGGTGAACGCGCTCCGGCAGGCGATGAGCGGCAACTTAGAGCCCGAGGAAGCGTTCAGCGACGAGTTCGTCGAAGAGGTGATGGGGCTGTGTATCGGTTGCAAGGGCTGTTCGATCGACTGCCCGAGCGAGGTCGACATGGCGAAGCTCAAGGCCGAAGTGACCCACGAGTACCACCGGCGCAACGGCGCGACGCTCCGGGATCGACTCTTCGCCAACGTCGCGACGCTCTCGAAACTGGGGAGTCGGTTCGCACCGCTCTCGAACCTCGCGTCGAAGGTACCGGGCGCGCGCAAACTCCTCGAGGCGACGGTCGGGATCGATTCGGATCGGCCACTCCCGACTTTCGCGCAGACGACGTTCCGCGACTGGTTTGAACATCGAGGTGGGTGTCGGATTCCGGAAGTCGAAGCGGACCGCAAGGCGATCCTCTACCCCGACACCTACACCAACTACAGCTATCCCGAGGCCGGCAAGGCCGCAGTTCGGGTGCTCGAGGCCGCGGGCGTGCACGTCGCGCTGCCCGACGATCCGGACCTGTGCGATACCGGCCGCCCGGCGTTCTCGAAGGGCTTCCTCGAGCAGGCCCGCGAGACGGCAGTCGAGAACGTCGAGGCGCTCGCGCCGCGGGTCGCGGACGGCTGGGACGTCGTCGTTATCGAACCCTCTGACGCGGTCATGTTCCAGTCGGACTACCTCGACCTGCTCGACGACGAGGCGGCCGAAACCCTCGCGAGCGGGACCTACGGCGTCTGCGAGTACCTCGATACCTTCCGACTGGACGAGGAAATCGCGTTTGACGCGCCCGCGGAGGCGCTGACCTACCACGGCCACTGCCACCAGAAGTCGACGGCTAAGGACCACCACGCGGTCGGCGTCCTCCGACGCGCGGGATACGCCGTCGACCCGCTCGACTCCGGGTGCTGCGGGATGGCCGGCTCGTTCGGCTACGAAGCCGAACACGCCTCGATGAGCGACGCGATTGCCGACATTCTCTACGAGCAGGTTACGGAGAGCAACGGCGACCGAGTCGTCGCCCCCGGCGCCTCGTGTCGCACCCAACTCGAGCACCGCCCGACGGCCGACGAGAAGCCGCCGACGCCGATCGAGGCGGTCGCCGAGGCGCTCGAGTAACCCTTTCCTCGTCGATCGGGAGCTACCGATTGATCAAATCTCGGACAGCCGCCAGCCGGTATATCAATAGGCTAGTTCAGATTGAGCCGTTGGACTCTGAACGGGTGCAACACGCCTCAACGGGCGGTTCTTCCGAGACAACATGCACTGTTGGCCAGACCGGTTAAGAGCGCACCACCGAAACGAGCAATTCATGTCGAAATCCGACCGCGGTCGAGACAGTCAGCAATCCGAGTGGCGCCTCTACGTCGAGGACGGCGTTCTCATCGCGGAGTTCCCCGAAGGGATGCCCTCCGACCGATCCGAGTACGAGAAGGTCAACGAGCGATTCGAGACCCTGGCCGCGCGGTCGAACGTCCACGCCCACCTCTCGTGGCTGAAGATGGACGCCGCGCTGAACGCCGACGTCTTCGAGAAGGCGCAGGAAGCGGCGGCGGCCGGCCTCGAGTACGACATCACCAAGTGGGTGATGGTCTCCGACGGGATCAAGAGTATGGCGCTCGAGAGCCAGGTCGGCGACATCGAGGGAGTCGAGACGAACACGGCGAACACGTTCGAAGAGGGGATGGACTGGGCGCGGAACTGACCGGTTACTGTCGGGCTGTACTCCTCTCCACAGCTTCATCCGGTAGGCGTGTCGAACGCCCGATACGTCGCCGGAAACGGGACCCTTTTGCAACGCGCGTCCGAACCGCTGCATATGACTCAGACGACGCAGGAGTTCGGCGAGTGGCCGCTCAAGCGGCTGCTGACCGAGGTGGTCGGCTCCGGTCCCAAGTCCGCGGAGGACATGACCCGCGAGCAGGCGCGCGAAGCCCTACAGCGTATCTTCGCCGGCGAACCGGACGAGACGACGCTTGGCGCGTTCTGGCTGGCGAATCGCTGGAAGCGAAACAATCCCGAGGAGCTGGCGGCCTACGCCGACGTCATGCGCGAGGAGTCGGTCATTACGGCCGAGCCGAACGCCAACCCGGTCGACTGCGGCGCGAACTACGACGGGAAGCACACCTCCGCCCTGCTCGGCGTCGGCGCGGGCGTCGTCGCCGCCGCCGCGGGGACGCCGATCGTCGTCCACTCCGGGGATCGGGTTCCGACGCAGAAGGAAACGGCGTACAAGCACGTCCTCGAGGAACTCGGCGTTCGGACCGAGCTCGAGCCCGCGGAAAGCGCCGACATGGTCGACGAGACCGGCTTCGGCTTCTACTACCAGCCCGCGTTCAACCCCGCCGTCCACGACCTGCTCGACCGCCGGGATCAGATGGGCGTGCGCACGTTCATCAACACGATCGAGACCGTTGCCAACCCCGCGAACGCCGACGTCCACCTAGGCTCGTTCTACCACCTCGCGTTCGCGAAGAAGCTGACCGATCTCATCCGGGAGAGCGACGAACTCGAGTACTCGCGAGCGATCTTCTTCCAGGGAATGGAAGGCTACGACGACATCCGGCCCGGCTACACGAAGGTTGCCGAGTGGAACGAGGGCGAAGACCTCGAGGACTACGAGATCGAGACCGCCGAGTACGGGATGGAGATGGAAAACGAGGATCTCGAGGTCGAGAACGTCGCCGCCGAATCGGCGGCGATCACCGAGGAGGTGCTGGCCGGCGAGCGCGAGGACGATTTCGCCGACGCCATCGCGTTAAACGGCGCGCTCCGCATGTACGCCCGGCAGGACGTCGACACGCTCGAGGACGGCCTCGAGCGGGCTCGCGAGGTTATCGCGGACGGCAGCGCCGAAGCGGTGCTCGAGGAGCTGCGCGAGTTCTGAGCCGCTAAGCGATTTTCGTTGGATCCCGGGGGTACGTTCGGAGCGGGAGCGTCGATTACTCGCTCCGGCCGTAGCGAGTGTACTGCAGGAGTACTCCGGGGGCGACGACGCCGACCAGAACGACGAGCCCGAAGACGACTTCGAACGCGACGTCGGTGAACGTCGAGAGCCCGACGAGCAATACCATTGCGAGCAGTACGAAGGTGCCGATCAGCTTGTTTTCGGCGGTCACGATCCCCTCTCGGCCGGCGAGGATCAGCAACGAACCGATGACGACGAGTCCGGTTGCGAGCAGGGCTGCACCGAGCACCGTCGTCGACTCGGCGACGAGTCCGTACGCGAATCCGATGCCGACAAGCACGTACGCGACGGCGAGGACTCCGGTGGTCTTCCCAGGCCCGCCGCTCTCGAGAATTGTTCGATTGCTATCAGAACTCATACTGGTAGCGATGCCAACCAGTCGTATATCACTACTGCTCTCGAGCCGACACAAACACGATCCCGACCATCGACCAGTTTGCCGTGACGGGACCGCTGACTCGCATTCTCGATGTGCGAGGCGCTCGAGAGTGTCGAATTAGCTGCAAAAATACACTCGCGCAGCTCGCGAGTTTGCTCGCCACAGAAGTATGGGCCGACTCGGATTTGAACCGAGAGCCTCCACCTTATCAGAGTGGCGCTCAACCTAATTGAGCTATCGGCCCGCGTTCGCACTCGTTTGTTGTCGGGTCATATGTTTAAGCGTTTCTTTCCGGACCTGCTATGGGAACTGCTACCGAGAGAACCCGTCGCCGTCGTTCGATTCCTCGCTCTCGTCGTCCCCGATATCGATCCGGGTGCCGTCCCCGCTCGAGGGCTCGTCGGTGTCGACGGTGTATGAGTCGCTCCCGAGGTCGTAGGTGCCGTCTGCGCCGCTCGAGCCGCCGGTACCGGGTCCGCCGGGTCCGTTTCCAGGCGAGCCCTGGCCGGGAGTCCCCTGGCCCTGCCCTTGCCCGTCGTTCGGGAACCCGAAGGTCCAGACGCCGCCGCTCGCGAACCCGCCCGTCTTCTTGTCCGCGTAGGGGACGATCACGTAGCGCTTGAGCAGGGCGCGGATCGGCACTCGAGTGAGCGGGACGGCGAGCAGGAACCCGATGAGGTCCGTGACCAGTCCGGGGGTCAGCAGGAACGCTCCGGCGGCGATCAGGAGCCCGCCGTCGAGCAGTTCGTTCGTCGGCGGCTTCCCCTGTGCCAGCGAGCGTTGCATCTTCCCGATCGTCCGTCGGCCTTCGGCGCGAACGAGGAGCATGCCTACGAGCCCCGTCAGGACGACGAGCAGGACCATCCCGACCCACGTGAACCCGCCAAACTGAGTGACGAGGAACCCGAGCAACACCGCGTCGAGGAACGGGATGAGCAACAGCGCCAAGATCCACCGGAGCATGACCGACTCTAGCCGGCGAAGCGTGAAAACCCTTTACTCTCAGTTTCGTTGCACGAACATGCTGTTCGGCGAACGCTGTCCGAATCCACATCTCGAGTCCAGTTCGACCGCCGTGCCGCGAACGAAGACCTTACGCCTGCGACCCACCACCGTCCGGTATGGACGACGACACGACCCGCGTCGAGTGGCGCGAGTGGGGTCAGGACGCTTTCGACGAGGCCGCAGCGGCCGAGGCCCCCGTCTTGCTTTCGCTCACGGCGACGTGGTGCGACCACTGCCACGAGATGGACGCGGAGACCTACGCCGAGCCCCGGATCGCGGCGAACATCAACGACAGCTTCGTGCCGATCCGGGTCGACGTCGATCGCTACCCGCGCGTGCGCGATCGGTACAACATGGGCGGCTTCCCCTCGACCGTCTTCCTCGCGCCGGACGGCAACGTGCTGACCGGCGCCGGCTACCTCGGTGCCGACGGGATGCGCCAGGTGCTCGACAGCGTCCGCACGATGTGGCAAACCAAGGGTAGCGGCGCCGCCCGCGTCCCCCGGCCGCTCCGGGAGGACAACCCGCCGGCCGGCGAGCTCACCGCCGACGTCGAGGCCGCCATGCTCGGCCAGTTCGCAGAGACCTACGACGAGGTCGCCGGGGGCTGGGGCCAGAGCCCGAAGTTCCCGCTGCCCGACGCCCTCGAGTTCGCCTTGAAGCGCGACCGTGAGATGGCGCTGCGTTCGTTCGACGCGGTCAGCGCGAATCTTCTGGACGAGTACGACGGGGGCTTCTATCGCTTCGCCACGGATCGCGATTGGGGCGGCGTCCAGCGCGAGAAGCTGCTGGACTCCAACGGCGCGCTCGTGCGCGCGTTCGCGAACGCCTACCTGCTGACGGGCAAAGACGAGTACCGCGAACCCGCCGAGCGAACGATCGACTTCCTGACGACGACGCTGTGGAACGGCGACGTCGACGCCTTCGCCAACAGTCAGGCTCCCGGCGAGGACGACGCCCACAGCCTCGACGCGACCGACCGGGCGTCGGCCGCGGAGCCGCCGGTCGACGACGGCGTCTTCGCCGGCCCGAACGCGCTGGCTATCGAGGGGCTGCTCACCTACTACGCCTACACCGACGACGAGCGCGCCCGGCGCTACGCCGAGCGCGCGCTCGCGACGCTGCGCGAGGATCTGCTCGCGGAGGGCGTCGTCGCGCACCGGTACACTGCGGACGGGAACGACGCGCCGACGCCGCTACTGACCAACCAGGCCCGCGCCCTCGAGGCGCTGACGACCGCCGCGAGCGTTCTCGACGCCGAGTTCCTCGCGGACGCCCGGCGGGTTGCGGACGCGACGATCGAGCGCCTCCACGACGAGGATTCGTTCGTCGACGGCCCCGCGGAAGGCGTCGGACTGCTCGACCGGCCGCTCCGACCGCTGGACGCCAACGTCGCCTTCGCGGACGCGCTGATCGACCTCGCGGAACTGGCCGCTGGGACCGCCGACGATGACGACGCAGCCGCGGACGCCGACCGCTACCGCCAGTACGCCCGCAAGACGCTCGAGGCCTTCGCCGGC
The DNA window shown above is from Halopiger xanaduensis SH-6 and carries:
- a CDS encoding anthranilate phosphoribosyltransferase; protein product: MTQTTQEFGEWPLKRLLTEVVGSGPKSAEDMTREQAREALQRIFAGEPDETTLGAFWLANRWKRNNPEELAAYADVMREESVITAEPNANPVDCGANYDGKHTSALLGVGAGVVAAAAGTPIVVHSGDRVPTQKETAYKHVLEELGVRTELEPAESADMVDETGFGFYYQPAFNPAVHDLLDRRDQMGVRTFINTIETVANPANADVHLGSFYHLAFAKKLTDLIRESDELEYSRAIFFQGMEGYDDIRPGYTKVAEWNEGEDLEDYEIETAEYGMEMENEDLEVENVAAESAAITEEVLAGEREDDFADAIALNGALRMYARQDVDTLEDGLERAREVIADGSAEAVLEELREF
- a CDS encoding FxsA family protein, with product MLRWILALLLIPFLDAVLLGFLVTQFGGFTWVGMVLLVVLTGLVGMLLVRAEGRRTIGKMQRSLAQGKPPTNELLDGGLLIAAGAFLLTPGLVTDLIGFLLAVPLTRVPIRALLKRYVIVPYADKKTGGFASGGVWTFGFPNDGQGQGQGTPGQGSPGNGPGGPGTGGSSGADGTYDLGSDSYTVDTDEPSSGDGTRIDIGDDESEESNDGDGFSR
- a CDS encoding DUF255 domain-containing protein, which gives rise to MDDDTTRVEWREWGQDAFDEAAAAEAPVLLSLTATWCDHCHEMDAETYAEPRIAANINDSFVPIRVDVDRYPRVRDRYNMGGFPSTVFLAPDGNVLTGAGYLGADGMRQVLDSVRTMWQTKGSGAARVPRPLREDNPPAGELTADVEAAMLGQFAETYDEVAGGWGQSPKFPLPDALEFALKRDREMALRSFDAVSANLLDEYDGGFYRFATDRDWGGVQREKLLDSNGALVRAFANAYLLTGKDEYREPAERTIDFLTTTLWNGDVDAFANSQAPGEDDAHSLDATDRASAAEPPVDDGVFAGPNALAIEGLLTYYAYTDDERARRYAERALATLREDLLAEGVVAHRYTADGNDAPTPLLTNQARALEALTTAASVLDAEFLADARRVADATIERLHDEDSFVDGPAEGVGLLDRPLRPLDANVAFADALIDLAELAAGTADDDDAAADADRYRQYARKTLEAFAGASDRFGVQIARYATAVSRLLEGPLAIRVAAEPGSDLHRAALRLADHEKVVVPNASAGTLEAGTARVERGDHVSEPAETPSELSERVQAVLD
- a CDS encoding FAD-binding and (Fe-S)-binding domain-containing protein, whose protein sequence is MSLEPSADPAADRRANYDYRSDDVDRPALVDDLERLVDCEVRADSYSRQLYATDASAYEVTPIAVAFPESTADVAGILEYCAERRIPVLPRGGGTSLAGQTVNRAVVLDFTRHMNEILEIDPEDRTATVQPGTILGTLNEALSPHDVKFAPDPAWGDKSAIGGAIGNNSTGSHSLKYGKTDAYIESAEVVLADGTVTEFGEVTLEEIDARADPDGDLEGRIYAEVNRILEEESDLIEETYPDLKRNVSGYNLDRLVAEARGEELPGGEDTGEPGTVNLARLLAGSEGTLAIVTEVTVSLEPVPETKAVSLLCYRDLHEAMEDVTAILEHDPAAVEVLDDVLIDLARGTAEFGPVTEILPDGTNAVLLVEFYAEDTDHGREQVAGLLADRCPDATAEGEPADDAPRTDAETLAIDALEAYDEAERAKLWKLRKSGLPILLSRTTDEKHISFIEDTAIPPAKLPEFVEGFEEILEDHDTYASFYAHAGPGVLHVRPLVNTKTDVGLEQLYGIADDVTDLVVELGGSVSGEHGDGRARTQWNRKLYGEQLWETFQDLKTAFDPDWILNPGQVVFREEHPTDLREHLRFDSDYEFEAGFEPALEWDNDNGMQGMVELCHGCGGCRGQQSTTGGVMCPTYRASREEITATRGRVNALRQAMSGNLEPEEAFSDEFVEEVMGLCIGCKGCSIDCPSEVDMAKLKAEVTHEYHRRNGATLRDRLFANVATLSKLGSRFAPLSNLASKVPGARKLLEATVGIDSDRPLPTFAQTTFRDWFEHRGGCRIPEVEADRKAILYPDTYTNYSYPEAGKAAVRVLEAAGVHVALPDDPDLCDTGRPAFSKGFLEQARETAVENVEALAPRVADGWDVVVIEPSDAVMFQSDYLDLLDDEAAETLASGTYGVCEYLDTFRLDEEIAFDAPAEALTYHGHCHQKSTAKDHHAVGVLRRAGYAVDPLDSGCCGMAGSFGYEAEHASMSDAIADILYEQVTESNGDRVVAPGASCRTQLEHRPTADEKPPTPIEAVAEALE